From the Martelella mediterranea DSM 17316 genome, one window contains:
- a CDS encoding COX15/CtaA family protein — protein MMAFGKNITWSAEELRFNAAMVRGWLYFVVLVLFCLVIVGGATRLTHSGLSITEWKPLHGVIPPLNLAQWQEEFELYKRIPEYQLLNKGMSLAEFQGLFWWEWAHRLLARAVGLIFAVPLFLFWITGRLPKGLGLPLVGVLALGGLQGFIGWWMVSSGLSERTDVSQYRLAVHLIMACLIIASCVYIGRGLTPRKHEHVGGAHWLAVILLVATFVQLYLGALVAGLDAGLAYNTWPLMDGAVVPGGLLLHQPGWINFFENPKTVQFAHRCGGYVLLLLALAHFVIEWRSAVARGLDLELSQHARGALILLAAVLIQAVIGIITLVTMMPLPIALTHQAMAIIVLIIVTAHLRGYRAPRFELA, from the coding sequence ATGATGGCGTTTGGTAAAAACATCACGTGGAGCGCGGAGGAACTCCGGTTCAATGCCGCCATGGTGCGGGGCTGGCTCTATTTCGTGGTGCTGGTGCTGTTCTGTCTGGTGATCGTCGGCGGCGCGACGCGGCTCACCCATTCCGGGCTTTCGATCACGGAGTGGAAGCCGCTGCACGGCGTGATCCCGCCGCTCAATCTGGCTCAGTGGCAGGAAGAGTTCGAGCTCTACAAGCGCATTCCGGAATATCAGCTTCTGAACAAGGGCATGTCGCTGGCCGAATTCCAGGGGCTGTTCTGGTGGGAATGGGCGCACCGGTTGCTGGCGCGCGCAGTGGGGCTGATCTTCGCCGTTCCGCTGTTCCTGTTCTGGATTACCGGCCGGCTGCCCAAGGGACTGGGATTGCCGCTTGTCGGCGTTCTGGCGCTCGGCGGGCTTCAGGGTTTCATCGGCTGGTGGATGGTGTCGTCCGGCCTGTCGGAGCGCACAGACGTCAGCCAGTACCGGCTCGCGGTGCATCTGATCATGGCCTGTTTGATCATTGCCTCATGCGTCTATATCGGCCGCGGGCTCACCCCGCGCAAGCATGAGCATGTCGGCGGCGCGCACTGGCTTGCCGTCATCCTGCTGGTCGCGACCTTCGTGCAGCTTTATCTCGGCGCGCTGGTAGCGGGTCTCGATGCCGGCCTTGCCTACAATACCTGGCCGCTGATGGATGGGGCGGTGGTGCCGGGCGGTCTGCTGTTGCATCAGCCGGGCTGGATCAATTTCTTCGAAAACCCGAAAACGGTGCAGTTCGCACATCGCTGCGGCGGCTATGTGCTGCTGCTTCTGGCGCTCGCGCATTTCGTCATCGAGTGGCGCAGCGCGGTGGCGCGCGGGCTCGATCTGGAACTGTCCCAGCATGCCCGCGGTGCGCTGATCCTGTTGGCCGCCGTGCTGATCCAGGCCGTGATCGGCATCATCACGCTGGTGACGATGATGCCGCTGCCGATCGCGCTGACGCATCAGGCGATGGCCATTATCGTTCTGATTATCGTCACTGCCCATCTGCGTGGCTATCGCGCGCCGCGCTTCGAGCTGGCGTAG
- a CDS encoding acetate/propionate family kinase, with amino-acid sequence MNGSILALNAGSSSLKFRLYEVHGEQFTLILRGQFDGLNATPHLTVKEASGKEIADLDLELEDNMREDMLSRIFEIIVPYTVNNPLRAVGHRVLHGGERFSAPVLLDDAVLDYLETLVPMGPLHQPANLASVKLFRKIRPDLPQVACFDTAFHVNIDERAARYPIPRRYGDKGYRRFGFHGLSYTYIAERLHQISDYLARKRSVVAHLGNGSSLCAMRNGKAVDTTMGMTPLGGLMMGTRSGTVDPGLVLALIETEGLSPADLKHMLYYDSGLLGVSGISPDLRDLLASDEPYAAQAIALYVFSATREIASMAASMEGMDALVFTAGIGENSAVIRKMICDRLAWIGVTLDEEANQANAAIISAPESRIEVRIIPTDEEVVLAKQTAKVIGEGEHGEAAA; translated from the coding sequence ATGAACGGCAGCATTCTGGCGCTGAACGCCGGTTCCTCCAGCCTGAAATTCCGTCTTTATGAAGTGCATGGCGAGCAGTTTACGCTCATTCTGCGCGGTCAGTTCGACGGGCTCAACGCCACCCCGCATCTGACGGTCAAGGAGGCGAGCGGCAAGGAAATCGCCGATCTCGACCTGGAACTGGAAGACAATATGCGCGAGGACATGCTCTCGCGCATCTTCGAGATCATCGTACCCTATACCGTCAACAACCCGCTGCGCGCCGTCGGCCACCGCGTGCTGCATGGCGGCGAGCGGTTCTCCGCGCCGGTGCTGCTGGACGATGCCGTGCTTGACTATCTGGAAACGCTGGTGCCGATGGGGCCGCTGCACCAGCCGGCCAATCTTGCCTCGGTCAAGCTGTTCCGCAAGATCCGGCCCGACCTGCCGCAGGTCGCCTGTTTCGATACCGCCTTTCACGTCAACATTGACGAGCGCGCGGCGCGTTATCCGATCCCGCGTCGCTATGGCGACAAGGGCTATCGCCGCTTCGGCTTTCACGGCCTGTCCTATACCTATATCGCGGAACGCCTCCACCAGATTTCCGACTATCTGGCGCGCAAGCGCAGCGTGGTGGCGCATCTGGGCAACGGCTCCAGCCTGTGCGCCATGCGCAACGGCAAGGCCGTCGACACTACGATGGGGATGACGCCGCTTGGCGGGCTGATGATGGGAACGCGCTCCGGCACGGTCGACCCCGGCCTGGTGCTGGCGCTGATCGAGACCGAGGGGCTTTCTCCCGCCGATCTCAAACACATGCTCTATTATGATTCCGGCCTGCTCGGCGTCTCCGGCATTTCGCCGGACCTGCGCGACCTGCTTGCGAGCGACGAACCGTATGCCGCCCAGGCGATCGCGCTCTACGTGTTTTCCGCAACCCGCGAAATCGCGTCGATGGCGGCCAGCATGGAGGGCATGGACGCGCTGGTGTTCACCGCCGGCATCGGCGAGAATTCCGCGGTCATACGCAAGATGATCTGCGACCGGCTGGCCTGGATCGGGGTGACGCTCGACGAGGAGGCCAACCAGGCCAACGCCGCCATCATCTCAGCACCGGAAAGCCGAATCGAGGTGCGGATCATCCCGACCGACGAGGAAGTTGTGCTGGCCAAGCAGACCGCGAAGGTGATCGGGGAAGGGGAGCATGGCGAGGCGGCGGCGTGA
- a CDS encoding DODA-type extradiol aromatic ring-opening family dioxygenase — protein MSDKARLPVLFIPHGGGPWPFMHGTEGQLPDDDPWKELEIFLKGLDASLGRRPKAVLVISAHWEKVDRLTVSTAAKPPMLFDYYGFPPHTYQLDYPAPGAPFIAEHVRDVLREAGIETAADSERGFDHGVFIPFMMIYPHADVPIIMMSLDPDLSAETHFRIGQALERLRDEDILIVGSGLSYHNMRMFRRRDADHEQAAARFDDWLTEAVAIENPVARAERLAAWKDNPDARAAHVPDHDHLVPVFAAAGAAGPDAGERIFRGEYLGKPYSAYRFG, from the coding sequence ATGTCAGACAAAGCGCGCCTTCCCGTCCTTTTCATCCCCCACGGGGGCGGTCCGTGGCCGTTCATGCACGGCACCGAGGGCCAACTTCCCGATGACGACCCGTGGAAGGAACTGGAGATTTTCCTGAAAGGCCTCGACGCCTCACTGGGCCGCCGCCCGAAGGCGGTTCTGGTGATTTCTGCGCACTGGGAAAAGGTCGACAGGCTGACGGTCTCGACGGCAGCAAAGCCGCCGATGCTGTTCGACTATTACGGCTTCCCGCCGCATACCTATCAGCTCGACTACCCTGCCCCCGGCGCGCCCTTCATCGCCGAGCATGTCCGCGACGTGCTGCGCGAGGCCGGCATCGAGACAGCGGCGGATTCCGAACGCGGCTTCGACCACGGCGTGTTTATCCCGTTCATGATGATCTATCCGCATGCCGACGTGCCGATCATCATGATGTCGCTCGATCCGGACCTTTCCGCCGAAACCCACTTCCGTATAGGTCAGGCGTTGGAGCGCTTGCGCGACGAGGATATCCTGATCGTCGGCTCGGGGCTTTCCTACCACAACATGCGCATGTTCCGCCGCCGGGATGCCGACCATGAGCAGGCCGCCGCCCGTTTCGACGACTGGCTGACGGAGGCCGTGGCGATCGAGAACCCGGTGGCCCGCGCCGAAAGGCTTGCCGCGTGGAAAGACAACCCGGACGCCCGCGCCGCCCACGTACCCGACCACGATCACCTCGTGCCGGTGTTTGCCGCTGCGGGCGCTGCCGGCCCGGATGCGGGCGAGCGCATCTTTCGCGGCGAATATCTCGGCAAGCCCTATTCCGCCTACCGCTTCGGCTAA
- a CDS encoding phosphoketolase: protein MEQITPDATRNILEQDELDLMNRYWQAANYLSVGQIYLMDNPLLKAPLAAEHVKPRLLGHWGTTPGLNFLYVHLNRIIRKHDADMIYIAGPGHGGPGLVANAYLDGTYTEVYPEITEDEEGMQKLFKQFSFPGGIPSHVAPETPGSIHEGGELGYALVHAFGAAFDNPNLIVACVVGDGEAETGPLAASWHSNKFLNPIVDGAVLPILHLNGYKIANPTVLARMKKSDLTDLFTGYGYEPFYVEGDDPEYMHQRMAEVMEDCYARIREIQETARADGTVYEMPRWPMIILRSPKGWTGPKFVDNKKVENFWRAHQVPIAEARQNGEHRALLEEWMRGYVPERLFDESGRLVPELKALAPTGNRRMSANPHTNGGLLRKELNMPDFRALAVDVKQPGEVMASATKHLGMLLAEVMKLNKDERNFRLMGPDETASNRLQDVFTTTDRVWMADILEYDEGIARDGRVMEVLSEHLCQGWLEGYLLTGRHGLFSCYEAFIHIIDSMFNQHAKWLKTTRTMPWRKPISSLNYLLTSHVWRQDHNGFSHQDPGFVDHVVNKKADVVRTYFPPDANTLLWVGDHILRTYNRVNVVVAGKQPSPQWLSIEEAIVHCEAGLGEWRWASNVPDGEEPDVVMAAAGDVPTLEMMAAVDLLRQKLPEMKVKVVNVVDLMALQPKEEHPHGLRDADFDAIFTENKPVIFAYHGYPWLIHRLAYRRHNHNNIHVRGYVEEGTTTTPFDMVVLNRLDRYHLAIDAIERAGGFGERGAAAINYLNDMRAKHHDYVREHGEDMPEIADWKWPYPRG, encoded by the coding sequence ATGGAACAGATAACGCCAGACGCCACTCGAAATATTCTCGAGCAGGACGAGCTCGATCTGATGAACAGATACTGGCAGGCGGCCAACTACCTGTCGGTCGGCCAGATCTATCTGATGGACAATCCCCTGCTGAAGGCGCCGCTTGCCGCCGAACATGTGAAGCCGCGCCTGCTTGGCCACTGGGGCACGACGCCGGGTCTCAATTTCCTCTATGTGCACCTCAACCGCATCATCAGGAAGCATGACGCGGACATGATTTATATCGCCGGCCCCGGTCACGGCGGGCCCGGCCTTGTCGCCAATGCCTATCTCGACGGGACCTACACCGAGGTCTATCCCGAGATCACCGAGGACGAGGAGGGGATGCAGAAACTGTTCAAGCAGTTCTCGTTCCCCGGCGGCATTCCGAGCCACGTTGCGCCGGAAACGCCCGGTTCGATTCACGAGGGCGGCGAACTTGGCTACGCGCTGGTCCATGCCTTCGGCGCGGCCTTCGACAATCCGAACCTGATCGTCGCCTGCGTCGTCGGCGATGGCGAGGCCGAGACCGGCCCGCTTGCCGCCTCGTGGCACTCGAACAAATTCCTGAACCCGATCGTGGACGGCGCGGTTCTGCCGATCCTGCATCTGAACGGCTACAAGATCGCCAATCCGACCGTGCTTGCGCGCATGAAGAAGTCGGATCTCACCGATCTCTTCACCGGCTATGGCTACGAGCCTTTCTATGTGGAAGGCGACGATCCGGAATACATGCATCAGCGCATGGCCGAGGTGATGGAGGATTGCTACGCCCGCATCCGCGAAATCCAGGAGACGGCGCGGGCCGACGGCACGGTCTACGAGATGCCGCGCTGGCCGATGATCATCCTGCGCAGCCCCAAGGGCTGGACCGGGCCAAAATTCGTCGACAACAAGAAGGTCGAGAATTTCTGGCGTGCCCATCAGGTGCCGATCGCCGAAGCCCGCCAGAACGGCGAGCATCGCGCCCTGCTGGAAGAGTGGATGCGCGGCTATGTACCCGAGAGACTGTTTGACGAAAGCGGCCGGCTCGTGCCCGAATTGAAGGCGCTCGCGCCCACAGGCAATCGCCGGATGAGCGCCAATCCGCACACCAATGGCGGCCTGTTGCGCAAGGAACTGAACATGCCCGATTTCCGGGCGCTCGCCGTCGATGTGAAGCAGCCGGGCGAGGTGATGGCCTCGGCCACCAAGCATCTCGGCATGCTGCTCGCAGAGGTGATGAAGCTCAACAAGGACGAGCGCAATTTCCGCCTTATGGGCCCGGACGAGACCGCTTCGAACCGGCTTCAGGACGTGTTCACCACGACCGACCGCGTCTGGATGGCCGACATTCTCGAATATGACGAGGGCATTGCCCGCGATGGCCGGGTCATGGAGGTGCTGAGCGAACATCTGTGCCAGGGCTGGCTGGAAGGCTATCTGCTGACCGGGCGTCACGGCCTGTTCTCGTGCTACGAGGCCTTCATCCACATCATCGATTCGATGTTCAACCAGCATGCCAAATGGCTGAAGACCACCCGCACCATGCCGTGGCGCAAGCCGATCTCGTCGCTGAACTATCTGTTGACCTCGCATGTCTGGCGTCAGGATCATAACGGTTTCAGCCATCAGGATCCGGGCTTCGTCGACCATGTCGTCAACAAGAAGGCGGATGTGGTGCGCACCTATTTCCCGCCGGATGCCAACACGCTGCTGTGGGTCGGCGACCATATTCTGCGCACCTATAACCGCGTCAATGTGGTGGTCGCGGGCAAGCAGCCGAGCCCGCAATGGCTGTCGATCGAGGAAGCGATCGTGCATTGCGAGGCCGGACTTGGCGAATGGCGCTGGGCCAGCAACGTACCCGACGGCGAGGAGCCCGACGTAGTCATGGCCGCCGCCGGCGACGTGCCGACGCTGGAAATGATGGCCGCGGTCGATCTTCTGCGCCAGAAGCTGCCGGAAATGAAGGTCAAGGTGGTCAACGTCGTCGACCTGATGGCCTTGCAGCCGAAGGAAGAGCATCCGCACGGGTTGCGCGATGCCGATTTCGACGCGATCTTCACCGAAAACAAGCCGGTGATCTTCGCCTATCACGGCTATCCGTGGCTGATCCATCGGCTCGCCTATCGCCGCCACAACCACAACAACATCCATGTGCGCGGTTATGTGGAAGAGGGGACCACGACGACGCCGTTCGACATGGTTGTCCTCAACCGTCTCGACCGTTACCATCTGGCCATCGATGCGATCGAGCGGGCCGGCGGGTTTGGCGAACGGGGTGCCGCGGCGATCAACTACCTGAACGACATGCGCGCCAAGCATCACGATTATGTGCGTGAGCACGGCGAGGACATGCCGGAGATCGCCGACTGGAAGTGGCCCTATCCCAGGGGCTGA
- a CDS encoding MurR/RpiR family transcriptional regulator encodes MEQSVNEPVRTVADIIAASYEGLTRSEKRLADTIRENYPVSGLGSITTLAENADVSTPTVARMVQKLGFKGYGEFQARLHQELEATLSNPIAKHDRLARNVPETHILNRFGEAAIDNMRRTLSQLDQATFSGAAELLSDLDRAVYFVGGRITGALASYFFTHMQVIRPKTTLMSSNSSSWPQHMLNMAKGDVLVIFDIRRYEQDMAVLARVAKENGLEIILFTDQWASPVAKFARHTFRVHIEVPSAWDSSIVTLFVVEALIEAVQSKSWDKTRERISVLEGLFEQSRLFRKPG; translated from the coding sequence ATGGAGCAGAGCGTGAACGAACCAGTCCGGACAGTCGCCGACATTATCGCCGCCAGCTATGAGGGGCTGACGCGGTCGGAGAAGCGGCTGGCCGACACGATCCGGGAGAACTATCCGGTCTCCGGCCTCGGCAGCATCACGACGCTTGCCGAAAACGCCGATGTGTCCACGCCGACGGTCGCCCGCATGGTGCAGAAGCTCGGTTTCAAGGGCTATGGCGAGTTTCAGGCGCGGCTTCACCAGGAGCTGGAGGCGACGCTTTCCAACCCGATCGCGAAACATGACCGGCTCGCCCGCAACGTGCCCGAAACCCATATCCTGAACCGCTTCGGCGAGGCCGCGATCGACAATATGCGTCGGACGCTTTCCCAGCTCGATCAGGCGACCTTTTCAGGCGCCGCCGAGCTTCTCTCCGATCTCGATCGCGCCGTCTATTTCGTCGGCGGCCGCATCACCGGCGCGCTGGCGAGCTATTTTTTCACCCATATGCAGGTGATCCGGCCGAAGACGACGCTGATGTCGTCCAACTCCTCCTCATGGCCGCAGCACATGTTGAACATGGCCAAGGGCGATGTGCTTGTGATCTTCGACATCCGCCGCTACGAGCAGGACATGGCGGTGCTGGCGCGGGTGGCGAAGGAAAACGGGCTGGAAATCATCCTGTTCACCGACCAATGGGCCTCCCCGGTCGCCAAATTCGCCCGCCACACCTTCCGCGTCCACATCGAGGTCCCGTCCGCCTGGGACTCCTCGATCGTCACCCTGTTCGTGGTCGAGGCACTGATCGAGGCGGTGCAATCGAAAAGCTGGGACAAGACCCGCGAACGCATCAGCGTGCTGGAAGGGCTGTTCGAGCAGAGCCGGCTGTTTCGTAAGCCGGGGTGA
- a CDS encoding TRAP transporter small permease subunit — translation MPQAIRTYVRYVDGFNRVVGRIAMWLVFVMMGILLWSSVSKTMFNPSLWTLEMAQFVMTAYYILGGAYSLQLDSHVRMDLIYGRWTPRQKAAVDAVTVIMLFTYLIFLLIGGVSSTEYALKYGETSYSSWSPYMAPIKIVMVFGIFLMFLQTTSIFFKDLAKALGREMA, via the coding sequence ATGCCGCAGGCGATCAGGACCTATGTGCGCTATGTCGACGGCTTCAACCGGGTGGTCGGGCGCATCGCGATGTGGCTGGTCTTCGTGATGATGGGCATTCTGCTGTGGTCGTCGGTGTCGAAGACCATGTTCAATCCGTCGCTCTGGACGCTGGAAATGGCGCAGTTCGTGATGACCGCCTATTACATTCTCGGCGGCGCCTATTCGCTGCAGCTCGACAGCCATGTGCGCATGGACCTGATCTATGGCCGCTGGACGCCGCGCCAGAAGGCGGCGGTCGATGCCGTCACCGTGATCATGCTGTTCACCTATCTGATCTTCCTGCTGATCGGCGGCGTGTCCTCTACCGAGTACGCCCTGAAATACGGTGAGACCTCCTATTCGAGCTGGTCGCCCTATATGGCGCCGATCAAGATCGTCATGGTCTTCGGCATATTCCTGATGTTCCTGCAGACGACATCGATCTTCTTCAAGGACCTGGCGAAGG
- a CDS encoding DUF2842 domain-containing protein: MPVRLRKFIGTIAIVTLVIVYALTATMLATVVLDGRSPVAALIYFVLTGLLWIIPAMFIIKWMAGPPADRE; the protein is encoded by the coding sequence GTGCCAGTCAGATTGCGCAAATTCATCGGGACGATCGCAATCGTCACCCTCGTCATCGTCTATGCACTGACAGCCACCATGCTGGCAACCGTCGTGCTCGACGGCCGCTCCCCTGTCGCCGCCCTGATCTATTTCGTCCTCACCGGCCTTCTGTGGATCATCCCGGCGATGTTCATCATCAAATGGATGGCGGGCCCGCCGGCAGACCGCGAGTGA
- a CDS encoding helix-turn-helix transcriptional regulator, with protein MTTPHQIRAARALLGLSHDQAAALTGIDRDLLLQAEDDAAERDLAIADALEKAFVKQGIVFIEDGEGGFGPGVRLKQQIGKCGSIRPENLNSANDG; from the coding sequence ATGACCACACCGCACCAAATCCGCGCCGCCCGCGCGCTCCTCGGCCTCTCGCACGACCAGGCCGCCGCCTTGACCGGCATTGACCGCGACCTTTTGTTGCAGGCGGAAGACGACGCGGCCGAGCGCGATCTCGCCATCGCCGACGCGCTTGAAAAGGCATTCGTGAAGCAGGGCATCGTGTTCATCGAGGATGGCGAGGGCGGCTTCGGCCCCGGCGTCCGGCTGAAGCAGCAGATCGGCAAGTGCGGCAGTATTCGGCCGGAGAATTTGAATTCGGCCAACGACGGGTGA
- a CDS encoding N-formylglutamate amidohydrolase gives MSGLLSPRDGAPVAIERAEAKSDIVLICEHASRRVPESLGDMGLSEELLESHIAWDPGALAVAMLLSEALDATLIHQRFSRLAYDCNRPPEAKDAIPEISEVFEVPGNRGLSTAERAARAEALYHPFHKAIDDLFVARQNAGRSPVIVTIHSFTPVFKGVTRDVEIGILHDSDSRLADCMLAKVAGGYDVRRNEPYAPVDGVTHTLRRHGLPRRLLNVMIEIRNDLIADAVGQAKAAGFIAGLLGQCLEGEAA, from the coding sequence ATGTCGGGGCTCTTGAGCCCCCGCGACGGTGCGCCTGTTGCCATCGAACGCGCGGAAGCAAAAAGCGATATCGTGCTGATCTGCGAACATGCCAGCCGGCGTGTTCCGGAGAGCCTTGGCGATATGGGGCTGAGCGAAGAGCTTCTCGAAAGCCACATCGCCTGGGACCCCGGTGCGCTGGCGGTTGCCATGCTGCTCAGTGAAGCGCTCGACGCCACCCTTATTCACCAGCGTTTCTCGCGGCTTGCCTATGACTGCAACCGGCCGCCGGAGGCGAAGGATGCCATTCCCGAGATCAGCGAAGTCTTCGAGGTTCCCGGCAATCGTGGTCTGAGTACCGCCGAACGCGCCGCCCGGGCGGAAGCGCTCTACCACCCGTTCCACAAGGCGATCGATGACCTGTTTGTCGCGCGCCAGAATGCCGGGCGTTCGCCCGTGATCGTCACCATCCATTCCTTCACGCCGGTCTTCAAGGGCGTCACGCGTGACGTAGAGATCGGCATTCTGCATGACAGCGACAGCCGGCTTGCCGATTGCATGCTGGCAAAGGTCGCGGGCGGATACGACGTGCGCCGTAACGAACCCTATGCGCCGGTCGATGGCGTAACCCACACGCTGCGCCGCCATGGGCTGCCGCGTCGGCTCCTCAACGTGATGATCGAAATCCGCAATGACCTGATCGCCGATGCGGTCGGGCAGGCGAAGGCCGCAGGCTTCATCGCCGGGCTTCTCGGCCAGTGCCTTGAAGGGGAGGCCGCGTGA